A single Triticum dicoccoides isolate Atlit2015 ecotype Zavitan chromosome 2A, WEW_v2.0, whole genome shotgun sequence DNA region contains:
- the LOC119355217 gene encoding L10-interacting MYB domain-containing protein-like: MEKEKANWDAHHITIFYEICKDEVDAGNRPKGCLNRRGYTHLEDKFFDRTRKRCSQNQFKNKRDMLKRQYVQFMLLKNAATGLGWDDVNKTIIADDDWWKIHLKKNPKHAKYKKKGLANLEEIRVMFANAHVTGATSSITGEMSDNTNDDDMPDVGEESEEDGNALKEVKVSPKDGKAAKEVKVSPKDGRRQNI; the protein is encoded by the exons ATGGAAAAGGAAAAGGCTAATTGGGATGCACATCACATAACTATCTTCTATGAGATATGCAAGGACGAGGTCGATGCTGGAAATAGGCCAAAGGGATGTTTGAACCGTAGAGGGTACACACATCTTGAAGATAAGTTCTTTGATAGGACTCGAAAAAGATGTTCGCAGAATCAATTTAAAAACAAACGGGACATGTTGAAGAGACAATATGTACAATTCATGTTGTTGAAAAATGCGGCAACTGGGCTAGGTTGGGATGATGTGAACAAAACCATTATAGCCGATGATGATTGGTGGAAAATACATCTTAAG AAAAATCCTAAGCATGCAAAGTACAAGAAGAAGGGGCTGGCCAACTTGGAAGAAATCCGTGTCATGTTCGCCAACGCACATGTCACCGGGGCTACATCATCTATTACTGGGGAGATGTCAGACAACACAAATGATGATGATATGCCTGATGTTGGAGAAGAGTCTGAGGAGGATGGAAATGCATTGAAGGAGGTCAAGGTTTCACCTAAGGATGGAAAGGCGGCAAAGGAGGTCAAGGTATCACCTAAGGATGGAAGGCGGCAAAATATCTGA